A single region of the Solwaraspora sp. WMMD791 genome encodes:
- a CDS encoding epoxide hydrolase N-terminal domain-containing protein: MAADAVFRRRRAIRPYRIDVPQAGIDDLSRRLAETHWPAALGDDGWDCGVPVSYLRELAGWRPARIFATSC; the protein is encoded by the coding sequence ATCGCCGCCGACGCCGTCTTCCGGAGAAGGCGCGCCATACGACCGTACCGAATCGACGTTCCCCAGGCCGGTATCGACGATCTGTCGCGTCGTCTGGCCGAAACCCACTGGCCGGCAGCGCTTGGCGACGACGGATGGGACTGCGGCGTACCCGTGAGCTACCTGCGCGAACTGGCGGGCTGGCGGCCGGCCCGGATTTTCGCGACCAGCTGTTGA
- a CDS encoding GMC family oxidoreductase N-terminal domain-containing protein: MTNLHARQATRAGSGRTPAWGGKLCRTRYDWDYDSHDEPQLNGRRFYLPRGRVLGGTSG; encoded by the coding sequence GTGACGAACCTTCACGCACGGCAGGCGACGAGGGCCGGGTCCGGCAGGACCCCGGCCTGGGGCGGCAAGCTGTGCCGCACCCGGTACGACTGGGACTACGACAGCCACGATGAGCCGCAGCTCAACGGTCGACGGTTCTATCTGCCGCGTGGTCGGGTGCTCGGAGGTACCAGCGGATGA
- a CDS encoding epoxide hydrolase family protein, with the protein MRPFRIEIAQQSLDDLRRRIAATRWPSEPHGDGWARGVPGSYLRELAEHWCTVFDWRAAEAELNQYPQFTTTIDGATVHFLHVRSPETDALPLVLTHGWPGSVAEFLKIIGPLTDPRSHGGDPADAFHLVVPSLPGYGFSTPISGTGWDIARIARAWAELMRRLGYDRYVAQGGDFGSAVSLDLGEIDPDHVLGVHVNMLLTGPAEPTDLTDLDEVDQARMALVSRFNRHLVGYMAVQATRPQTLAYALTDSPVGQLAWIVEKYREWTDSTDVPEDAVDRDQMLTTVSIYWFTATAGTSAQLYREVVDLLPCTVVGARPRPNPVPLAVATFGHDMFLPVRRFADRDFPNIQQWTEYDRGGHFPAMEQPDLLVADIRRFCRNSLIRPGTGRAPSAAGRV; encoded by the coding sequence ATCCGGCCGTTCCGCATCGAGATCGCCCAGCAGAGCCTGGACGATCTGCGTCGTAGGATCGCGGCCACACGCTGGCCGAGCGAACCGCATGGCGACGGGTGGGCTCGCGGCGTACCGGGAAGCTACCTGCGGGAGCTGGCCGAGCATTGGTGTACGGTGTTCGACTGGCGGGCCGCTGAGGCCGAACTCAACCAGTATCCGCAGTTCACCACCACCATCGACGGGGCGACCGTGCACTTTCTGCACGTGCGTTCGCCGGAAACCGATGCCCTGCCGCTGGTGCTGACGCATGGCTGGCCCGGGTCGGTCGCGGAGTTCCTGAAGATCATCGGCCCGTTGACCGATCCCCGTTCCCACGGCGGCGACCCGGCCGACGCCTTCCACCTGGTCGTGCCGTCGTTGCCCGGGTACGGATTCTCCACCCCGATCTCCGGGACCGGTTGGGACATCGCGCGCATCGCCCGCGCCTGGGCGGAACTGATGCGTCGCCTCGGCTATGACCGGTATGTCGCGCAGGGCGGTGACTTCGGTTCTGCGGTCTCCCTCGACCTCGGTGAGATCGACCCGGACCATGTGCTTGGCGTGCACGTCAACATGCTGCTGACCGGGCCGGCGGAGCCGACCGACCTGACCGATCTGGACGAGGTGGACCAGGCGCGGATGGCGCTGGTGTCACGCTTCAACAGGCATCTCGTCGGCTATATGGCGGTTCAGGCCACCCGGCCGCAGACCTTGGCGTACGCGTTGACCGACTCGCCGGTCGGCCAGCTCGCCTGGATCGTGGAGAAGTACCGGGAGTGGACCGACTCGACCGATGTCCCCGAGGACGCGGTCGACCGCGACCAGATGTTGACGACGGTGAGTATCTACTGGTTCACGGCGACGGCGGGAACCTCGGCCCAGCTGTACCGGGAGGTGGTCGATCTGCTGCCCTGCACGGTCGTCGGCGCCCGCCCGCGTCCGAATCCCGTTCCGCTGGCCGTCGCGACCTTCGGGCACGACATGTTCCTCCCGGTCCGCCGGTTCGCCGACCGCGACTTCCCGAACATCCAGCAGTGGACCGAGTACGACCGCGGTGGTCACTTCCCCGCGATGGAGCAGCCGGACCTGCTGGTCGCCGACATCCGCCGGTTCTGTCGGAACAGCCTGATCCGACCGGGGACCGGTCGCGCGCCCAGTGCCGCAGGCCGGGTCTGA
- a CDS encoding aminotransferase class III-fold pyridoxal phosphate-dependent enzyme produces MTRPAKDLDELDRRVLLHPHQSGARGVRCVTVGGSGCTAWDAHGTEPLDVMGGGNWVAQVGHGRAEPADAAARQTGRLEYFTGFDSFSNDLSLDLAERLVRLSPDGPERVFFTNGGSEGVETAIKFARLFHHHRGEPDRTWILSRHYAYHGSTDGSGTATGIPGIHAGIGPGLPHVEKVSPAYPYRAAELYGEADATDLLLRELATAIDRIGAGNIAAMIGEPLMGGAGILVPPDDYWPRVRELLSRHGILLIADEVVTAFGRTGAWFDSAARGMAADLVVIAKGLTSGYAPLGAVLLRDDIGETVAGGDSYLLHGHTYSGHPTACPVALANLDLSEREELVARAGTIGRWFRAHPAATSGLPRVVARDHGDTLVMAPPLVVTEQEVVRAAEALFEVGFRLDGDGGLTGESR; encoded by the coding sequence GTGACCCGGCCCGCCAAGGACCTGGATGAGCTCGATCGCCGGGTGCTCCTGCACCCGCACCAGAGCGGGGCGCGTGGGGTGCGCTGCGTCACTGTCGGAGGATCTGGCTGTACGGCGTGGGACGCGCACGGCACCGAACCGCTCGACGTCATGGGTGGCGGCAACTGGGTCGCGCAGGTGGGCCACGGCCGCGCCGAGCCGGCCGACGCGGCGGCCCGGCAGACCGGCCGGCTGGAGTACTTCACCGGGTTCGACAGCTTCTCCAACGACCTGTCCCTGGACCTGGCCGAGCGGCTCGTCCGGCTCTCGCCCGACGGACCGGAGCGGGTCTTCTTCACCAACGGTGGCTCCGAGGGCGTGGAGACCGCGATCAAGTTCGCCCGGCTCTTCCATCACCACCGCGGTGAACCGGACCGCACCTGGATCCTGTCCCGGCACTACGCCTACCACGGCAGCACCGACGGCAGCGGTACCGCGACCGGCATCCCGGGCATCCACGCGGGGATCGGACCCGGACTACCGCACGTGGAGAAGGTGTCACCGGCGTATCCCTACCGCGCCGCCGAGCTGTACGGCGAAGCGGACGCCACCGACCTTCTGCTGCGGGAACTCGCAACGGCGATCGACCGGATCGGCGCGGGCAACATCGCGGCGATGATCGGCGAACCCCTGATGGGCGGGGCAGGCATCCTCGTTCCACCGGACGACTACTGGCCCCGGGTGCGCGAACTGCTGAGTCGGCACGGCATCCTGCTGATCGCCGACGAGGTGGTGACCGCGTTCGGCCGTACCGGTGCCTGGTTCGACTCGGCGGCCCGGGGGATGGCCGCCGACCTGGTCGTCATCGCGAAGGGCCTGACCAGTGGGTACGCGCCGCTGGGCGCGGTGCTGCTACGCGACGACATCGGTGAGACGGTCGCCGGCGGCGACAGCTACCTCTTGCACGGGCATACGTACTCGGGTCATCCCACCGCCTGTCCGGTCGCGCTGGCGAACCTGGACCTGTCGGAGCGGGAGGAGCTGGTGGCCCGGGCCGGCACGATCGGACGGTGGTTCCGTGCGCACCCGGCCGCGACCAGCGGGCTGCCCCGGGTGGTGGCCCGCGACCACGGCGACACGCTGGTGATGGCGCCACCGCTGGTCGTCACCGAGCAGGAGGTCGTCCGGGCCGCCGAGGCGTTGTTCGAGGTGGGGTTCCGCCTCGATGGGGACGGCGGGTTGACCGGGGAGTCGAGGTGA
- a CDS encoding glycosyltransferase, protein MSEAPRCTVIIPTYNRSELLSHTLESLTRQQLPADQFEVIVVDDGSTDDTADAATHFHDRLDLRYHHQPDEGFRVAAARNIGIADARSPICVFTDAGVLLHTDNLTQHLASHQATPGPAAVLPYLYGLSDSGEGGEHVAERLDLHDLDGSIERLQAKRECRDIRELFYDRYGEDLTRVPAPWQIFWTGNASADTAQLRAVGGFDENFRTWGGEDIDLGYRLHRAGTHFTFNRHAKAVRLPRTKMRDVAADSDRRNLRYMTEKYRTPVIDLLAELPRERYFDFNELVAGLPARRQPDRGR, encoded by the coding sequence GTGTCCGAGGCGCCACGATGCACCGTCATCATCCCCACCTACAACCGCTCGGAACTACTCAGCCACACCCTCGAGTCACTGACCCGGCAACAGCTACCAGCCGACCAGTTCGAAGTGATCGTCGTCGACGACGGCTCCACCGACGACACCGCCGACGCCGCCACACACTTCCACGACCGCCTCGACCTGCGCTACCACCACCAACCCGACGAAGGCTTCCGCGTCGCGGCCGCCCGCAACATCGGCATCGCCGACGCCCGCTCCCCCATCTGCGTCTTCACCGACGCCGGCGTCCTCCTGCACACCGACAACCTCACCCAGCACCTCGCCAGCCACCAGGCCACACCCGGACCGGCCGCCGTACTCCCCTACCTCTACGGTCTGTCGGACTCCGGGGAGGGTGGGGAACACGTCGCCGAACGGCTCGACCTGCACGACCTCGACGGCAGCATCGAACGCCTCCAAGCCAAACGCGAATGCCGCGACATCCGCGAACTCTTCTACGACCGCTACGGCGAAGACCTCACCCGCGTCCCCGCACCATGGCAGATCTTCTGGACCGGCAACGCCTCCGCCGACACCGCGCAGCTGCGCGCCGTCGGCGGCTTCGACGAGAACTTCCGCACCTGGGGCGGCGAGGACATCGACCTCGGATACCGACTACACCGCGCAGGCACCCACTTCACCTTCAACCGACACGCCAAGGCGGTACGACTACCCCGCACGAAGATGCGGGACGTCGCCGCCGACAGCGACAGGAGGAACCTTCGCTACATGACCGAGAAGTACCGGACGCCGGTCATCGACCTGCTCGCCGAGCTGCCGAGGGAAAGGTACTTCGACTTCAACGAACTTGTGGCCGGTCTACCTGCGCGGCGACAGCCCGACCGGGGACGGTAG
- a CDS encoding GyrI-like domain-containing protein, producing the protein MFLIERREVAEQLVLCERHDRVRQVELADHLRAVMGRLTELAEQHGGVAGPTFTIYRNEEFDPDDLTVETCMPIHHEPAVPVAATVRREPAHHEVFVRLTKSQASPPQVGEAFAAVADHVEQHGLVEADAAREVYFTDFVTAGPDDPVMDVAFVVK; encoded by the coding sequence ATGTTCCTGATCGAACGGCGCGAGGTGGCGGAGCAACTGGTGCTCTGCGAGCGTCATGACCGGGTGCGGCAGGTCGAGCTGGCCGATCATCTGCGGGCGGTGATGGGTCGCCTGACCGAGCTTGCCGAGCAGCACGGTGGGGTGGCGGGTCCGACGTTCACGATCTACCGGAACGAGGAGTTCGACCCGGACGACCTGACCGTGGAGACGTGCATGCCGATCCATCACGAGCCGGCGGTTCCGGTCGCCGCGACCGTGCGACGGGAACCCGCGCACCACGAGGTGTTCGTGCGACTGACGAAGTCGCAGGCGTCGCCACCGCAGGTGGGCGAGGCTTTCGCGGCTGTGGCGGACCACGTCGAGCAGCACGGTCTCGTGGAGGCGGACGCGGCACGTGAGGTGTACTTCACCGACTTCGTCACGGCCGGGCCGGACGACCCGGTGATGGACGTCGCGTTCGTCGTCAAGTAG
- a CDS encoding glycosyltransferase, whose translation MSEAPRCTVIIPTYNRSELLSHTLESLTRQQLPADQFEVIVVDDGSTDDTADTATHFHDRLDLRYHHQPDEGFRVAAARNIGIADARSPICVFTDAGVLLHTDNLTQHLASHQATPGPAAVLPYLYGFSGDDTNIDAVAERLDLHDLDGSIERLQAKRECRDIRELFYDRYGEDLTRVPAPWQIFWTGNASADTAQLRAVGGFDENFRTWGGEDIDLGYRLHRAGTHFTFNRHAKAVHIPHERAFDELMASATVNYRYMAEKYRTPSMRILAELPPRQFLDFNELVGASTPQE comes from the coding sequence GTGTCCGAGGCGCCACGATGCACCGTCATCATCCCCACCTACAACCGCTCGGAACTACTCAGCCACACCCTCGAGTCACTGACCCGGCAACAGCTACCAGCCGACCAGTTCGAAGTGATCGTCGTCGACGACGGCTCCACCGACGACACCGCCGACACCGCCACACACTTCCACGACCGCCTCGACCTGCGCTACCACCACCAACCCGACGAAGGCTTCCGCGTCGCGGCCGCCCGCAACATCGGCATCGCCGACGCCCGCTCCCCCATCTGCGTCTTCACCGACGCCGGCGTCCTCCTGCACACCGACAACCTCACCCAGCACCTCGCCAGCCACCAGGCCACACCCGGACCGGCCGCCGTACTCCCCTACCTCTACGGCTTCTCCGGTGACGACACCAACATCGACGCAGTCGCCGAACGGCTCGACCTGCACGACCTCGACGGCAGCATCGAACGCCTCCAAGCCAAACGCGAATGCCGCGACATCCGCGAACTCTTCTACGACCGCTACGGCGAAGACCTCACCCGCGTCCCCGCACCATGGCAGATCTTCTGGACCGGCAACGCCTCCGCCGACACCGCGCAGCTGCGCGCCGTCGGCGGCTTCGACGAGAACTTCCGCACCTGGGGCGGCGAGGACATCGACCTCGGATACCGACTACACCGCGCAGGCACCCACTTCACCTTCAACCGACACGCCAAGGCGGTGCACATACCGCATGAGAGGGCCTTCGACGAGTTGATGGCATCGGCGACGGTCAACTACCGCTACATGGCCGAGAAGTACCGTACGCCGTCGATGCGCATTCTAGCGGAACTCCCGCCGAGGCAGTTTCTCGACTTCAACGAGTTGGTCGGCGCCTCGACGCCGCAGGAGTGA
- a CDS encoding ATP-binding cassette domain-containing protein, whose amino-acid sequence MSATLVGCWKMLVTAWRVHRGKTLTALFFVVAGAAAAPLLALVLGWMTDAVVAGNRGTVLLAGLIAGVLAFATVTFGHFAHLAYLELAELAELDFDVQLIGLSNGSVGIAHHEQAATRDTVTVLQREIRQFGRGLEALLNGLALAIAVGLTVVLLVRLHPLLLLLPLAAVPSLYLSRRAEYLVDAAKTETAETTRTALHLFDLTTQLPSASELRVFGLADEMRHRHARLWSDVTTRLLRTDLRAAALRTAGQVTFALAYVGSVLLLVRAAVDGRRGLGDVILVVVLAAQISSQVTAAVALLRDLQRISALYRRMAQLRGVVVEGGSGDRVPPDRLRRGVALRNVSFSYPGASAPVLRDVTVTLPAGSTVAVVGENGAGKSTLVKLLCGLHRPTGGRILVDDEDLHRLRPDLWRERISVSFQDALRYEFRTRHAVGMGDLDSGFADSPVRDALHVARADDVLRQLPDGLDTVLGKGGSGAELSGGQWQKVALARALIRPAPMLLVLDEPTSALDPEAELAMFEQYTEQAARVGRQTGAITVLVSHRFSTVRTADLIVVVGDGTVVEAGDHATLAAGSGPYAELVAINARAYQ is encoded by the coding sequence ATGAGCGCGACGCTGGTCGGCTGCTGGAAGATGCTCGTCACGGCGTGGCGGGTGCACCGCGGCAAGACCCTCACCGCGCTCTTCTTCGTCGTGGCGGGCGCGGCGGCGGCACCACTGCTGGCACTGGTCCTGGGCTGGATGACCGACGCCGTGGTCGCCGGAAACAGGGGCACGGTGTTGCTGGCCGGGCTGATCGCCGGAGTCCTCGCGTTTGCGACGGTCACGTTCGGTCACTTCGCTCACCTCGCCTACCTCGAGCTGGCCGAGCTGGCGGAACTCGACTTCGACGTACAGCTGATCGGCCTGTCCAACGGATCGGTCGGGATCGCCCATCACGAGCAGGCGGCCACCCGTGACACGGTGACCGTGCTGCAACGGGAGATCCGGCAGTTCGGCCGAGGGCTGGAGGCCCTGCTCAACGGTCTTGCTCTGGCGATCGCGGTGGGCCTCACCGTGGTGCTGCTCGTACGACTGCATCCGCTGCTGCTACTGCTGCCGCTGGCGGCGGTGCCCTCGCTGTATCTCAGCAGACGGGCGGAGTATCTGGTGGACGCCGCCAAGACGGAAACTGCCGAGACCACCCGTACGGCCCTGCACCTGTTCGACCTGACCACCCAACTGCCGTCGGCCAGCGAGTTACGGGTGTTCGGACTGGCCGACGAGATGCGCCACCGGCACGCCCGACTGTGGTCGGACGTCACCACCCGGCTGCTCCGGACCGACCTGCGAGCGGCGGCACTGCGAACCGCAGGTCAGGTGACTTTCGCCCTGGCCTACGTCGGCTCGGTGCTGCTGCTGGTCCGGGCGGCGGTCGACGGCCGCCGCGGTCTCGGCGACGTCATCCTGGTCGTGGTCCTTGCCGCCCAGATCAGCTCCCAGGTGACCGCCGCTGTGGCCCTCCTGCGCGACCTGCAGCGGATCTCCGCGCTCTACCGTCGGATGGCGCAGCTACGTGGTGTCGTCGTCGAGGGCGGCTCCGGCGACCGGGTTCCGCCGGACCGGCTGCGCCGGGGGGTCGCTCTGCGGAACGTCTCGTTCAGCTACCCGGGCGCCAGCGCCCCCGTGCTGCGCGACGTCACCGTGACACTGCCCGCCGGCAGCACGGTGGCGGTGGTGGGGGAGAACGGTGCCGGCAAGTCGACACTGGTGAAGCTGCTCTGCGGGCTCCACCGCCCGACCGGCGGTCGCATCCTGGTCGACGATGAGGATCTGCACCGGCTGCGGCCGGATCTCTGGCGGGAGCGCATCTCGGTCTCGTTCCAGGACGCGCTGCGCTACGAGTTCCGGACCCGACACGCCGTCGGTATGGGCGATCTCGACAGCGGCTTCGCCGATTCGCCGGTACGGGACGCACTGCACGTGGCCCGGGCCGACGACGTGCTGCGCCAACTGCCGGACGGCCTGGACACGGTGCTCGGCAAGGGCGGTAGCGGCGCCGAACTGTCCGGTGGGCAGTGGCAGAAGGTGGCCCTGGCCAGAGCACTGATCCGCCCGGCGCCGATGCTGCTGGTGCTCGACGAGCCGACATCGGCGCTGGACCCGGAAGCCGAGCTGGCCATGTTCGAGCAGTACACGGAGCAGGCTGCCAGGGTGGGCCGGCAGACCGGGGCCATCACCGTGCTGGTTTCGCACCGGTTCTCCACGGTCCGCACGGCCGACCTCATCGTGGTCGTCGGGGACGGTACGGTCGTCGAGGCCGGCGATCATGCGACGCTCGCTGCCGGATCCGGTCCCTATGCTGAACTTGTCGCCATCAATGCCCGTGCGTATCAGTGA
- a CDS encoding ABC transporter ATP-binding protein, translating to MSDHRSDLPVEVPLNESPDAMSSSPANLLRARWQTVRLLRRGGPGVVTILALVNLLLGLLPVLFIVATSVLLGLVPAAVAEGLGSAAWDSLVVVFVGAALAFVAQQVITPLRTSLGDLVGRRVDQQVHDELMAASLSPVGIAPLEDEENQDRLRVAALKLQFAVQTPGDACAGLLALLARYTQLVAYAVLIGVAFSWLAAAGLVVSVLLMRHSTRGGLSRYAEARQRLSRAERRVHYIRALAVEPAAGKEIRVFGLVGWLTDTYRRVYLMWLGPLWAYRRRILLWRYLIFAGPSLAAAVSVFVAVALAAPTTLTLTQFALVVQATLGAIALGGYYAEADVQTAIGVSAYDDVRRFVSRLEVPATVSDPAGSPPPPSLGGDLHFDRVSFRYPGQDRTVLDELDLRIPVGKCTAIVGVNGAGKTTLVKLLARLYEPTSGVIRAGGVDIRSFPVAQWRAAISIIFQDFLRYETSVADNIAFGAVRHRDDRAGVRAAAAAVGLTESLDRLPAGLDTPLASHLTGGTDLSGGQWQRVALARALFAVRHGAPIVVLDEPTANLDVRAEARFFDQFAGLTRGVTSVLISHRFSTVRHADVIVVLEHGRVVERGSHAELMATGGRYARLFRLQADRVLGPENNAWDDADPQEVRQ from the coding sequence GTGAGCGATCACCGGTCAGATCTCCCCGTCGAAGTGCCGCTGAACGAGAGCCCCGACGCGATGTCCAGCAGCCCGGCCAACCTGCTGCGTGCCCGCTGGCAGACCGTGCGCCTGCTGCGCCGGGGCGGGCCTGGTGTCGTCACCATCCTGGCATTGGTCAACCTGCTCCTTGGTCTGCTGCCGGTACTGTTCATCGTGGCGACCAGCGTCCTGCTCGGGCTGGTTCCTGCCGCGGTCGCCGAGGGTCTCGGCTCGGCTGCCTGGGACTCGCTGGTGGTGGTGTTCGTCGGTGCGGCACTGGCCTTCGTCGCTCAACAGGTGATCACGCCCCTGCGAACCTCGCTGGGGGACTTGGTGGGTCGCCGCGTCGATCAGCAGGTTCACGATGAGCTGATGGCGGCGTCGTTGTCGCCGGTGGGAATCGCGCCCCTGGAGGACGAGGAGAACCAGGACCGGCTGCGGGTGGCGGCGCTGAAGTTGCAGTTCGCCGTGCAGACCCCGGGCGACGCCTGCGCCGGGCTGCTCGCTCTGCTCGCCCGGTACACCCAACTCGTCGCGTACGCGGTGCTGATCGGTGTGGCGTTCTCCTGGCTCGCGGCGGCCGGCCTGGTGGTTTCGGTGTTGCTGATGCGGCACAGCACCCGGGGTGGGCTCAGCCGCTACGCCGAGGCACGGCAGCGGCTGAGCCGCGCCGAGCGGCGGGTGCACTACATCAGGGCGCTTGCCGTCGAGCCGGCGGCAGGCAAGGAGATCCGGGTGTTCGGCCTGGTCGGCTGGCTGACTGACACGTATCGCCGGGTGTACCTGATGTGGCTGGGTCCCCTGTGGGCCTACCGCCGGCGGATTCTGCTCTGGCGGTATCTGATCTTCGCCGGTCCGAGCCTCGCGGCTGCCGTGTCCGTGTTCGTGGCGGTGGCCCTGGCAGCTCCGACGACGCTGACGCTGACGCAGTTCGCCCTGGTCGTGCAGGCGACACTCGGCGCGATCGCGCTCGGCGGCTACTACGCCGAGGCCGATGTCCAGACCGCCATTGGGGTGTCCGCATACGATGACGTACGTCGTTTCGTCAGCCGCCTGGAGGTGCCCGCGACCGTTTCCGACCCGGCGGGGTCGCCTCCACCGCCGTCGCTGGGTGGGGATCTGCACTTCGATCGGGTCAGCTTCCGCTATCCCGGTCAGGACCGTACCGTCCTCGACGAACTCGACCTGCGGATCCCGGTCGGCAAGTGCACGGCGATCGTCGGCGTCAACGGAGCGGGCAAGACCACGCTGGTCAAGCTCCTGGCCCGGCTCTACGAGCCGACCAGCGGTGTGATCCGGGCCGGCGGAGTGGACATCCGCTCGTTTCCCGTCGCCCAGTGGCGGGCCGCGATCAGCATCATCTTCCAGGACTTCCTGCGCTACGAGACCTCGGTGGCTGACAACATCGCCTTCGGTGCGGTCCGCCACCGCGACGACCGGGCCGGGGTGCGGGCCGCCGCCGCGGCCGTGGGTCTGACCGAGTCCCTGGACCGGCTACCGGCTGGCCTCGACACGCCGCTCGCGAGTCACCTCACCGGCGGTACGGATCTTTCCGGGGGCCAGTGGCAGCGGGTGGCGCTGGCCCGCGCGCTCTTCGCGGTACGGCACGGAGCCCCGATCGTGGTTCTCGACGAGCCCACCGCGAATCTCGACGTGCGTGCCGAGGCGCGCTTCTTCGACCAGTTCGCCGGGCTGACCCGGGGTGTCACCAGCGTCCTGATCTCCCACCGGTTCTCCACGGTCCGACATGCCGACGTGATCGTCGTCCTGGAACACGGCCGGGTGGTCGAGCGGGGCAGCCACGCGGAGCTGATGGCCACCGGCGGCCGGTACGCACGGCTGTTCCGGCTACAGGCGGACCGGGTGCTGGGTCCGGAGAACAACGCCTGGGACGACGCAGACCCTCAGGAGGTACGCCAATGA
- a CDS encoding phosphotransferase, with translation MDDSSRDERWAALSAWAGVRLVRPLPGGHRNEVMLAERGGVPLVVRRSIRPRAALEWELDLLEHLRGCGLATPELVPADDGRRHVDGLLVSAFVPGRYPADTADWRMVADQLTVLHTATAGWSQRPGFASSGVLLDSDRGGDVRLDVMPASVVTTVRSAWLGVQRGSRCVVHGDIGPSNVLVDGARVTLLDWDEARVDVPWFDYAFLPDEVTTPWPGDRSTMRAAGLAWETATCWRAEPGYARRRLVELHRHQRHAGT, from the coding sequence GTGGACGACTCTTCTCGCGACGAGCGGTGGGCGGCACTCTCGGCGTGGGCTGGTGTGCGGCTGGTCCGCCCGCTGCCCGGCGGTCACCGCAACGAGGTGATGCTCGCCGAGCGGGGTGGGGTGCCGCTGGTGGTCCGTCGTTCGATCCGGCCCCGGGCGGCCCTGGAATGGGAACTCGACCTGTTGGAGCACCTTCGTGGCTGTGGGTTGGCGACCCCGGAGCTGGTGCCCGCCGACGACGGCCGCCGGCACGTGGACGGCTTGCTGGTCAGTGCGTTCGTCCCCGGCCGGTATCCGGCCGACACCGCCGACTGGCGCATGGTCGCCGACCAGCTCACTGTCCTGCACACGGCGACGGCCGGCTGGTCGCAGCGCCCCGGGTTCGCGTCGAGCGGGGTGCTGCTCGACTCCGATCGGGGTGGGGACGTGCGGCTGGACGTGATGCCGGCTTCGGTGGTCACGACGGTGCGGTCAGCCTGGCTGGGCGTGCAACGCGGGTCGCGCTGTGTGGTGCACGGCGACATCGGTCCCAGCAACGTGCTGGTCGACGGAGCCCGGGTCACCCTGCTGGACTGGGACGAAGCGCGGGTGGACGTGCCCTGGTTCGACTACGCGTTCCTGCCCGACGAGGTGACGACGCCGTGGCCGGGTGACCGGTCGACGATGCGCGCCGCTGGCCTCGCCTGGGAGACCGCGACCTGCTGGCGGGCGGAGCCAGGGTACGCCCGTCGTAGGTTGGTCGAGTTGCACCGTCACCAACGCCACGCCGGCACCTGA
- a CDS encoding SAM-dependent methyltransferase — protein MSMSTEVPTVDADLTGVARTARWTAAARARETARPDRLFDDPLAGLLAGDDGVALLRHFHTPRAAADGNPVLPIRTRWFDDFLRRSVTDGCQVVGLGAGLDTRAFRLDWPAGTVLFEVDQASVLSYKRQRLSRVGTEARCERRPVGADLTGRWQSPLLDAGFDPTARTVWFAEGLLFYLPASVAAAVTRRAARLCAPGSRIAVDLIGTGVFRLRYMRPFLDKLAEAGSPWRFGTDAPAEFLARTGWEVDRVCEPGAADAHYGRWPQDTAPTNFPQLPRSYLVTADRSAGEPGPMPDGVPASPDVQHRDRS, from the coding sequence ATGAGCATGAGTACCGAGGTGCCGACCGTGGACGCCGACCTCACCGGTGTCGCTCGCACCGCCCGGTGGACCGCCGCAGCGCGGGCACGGGAGACGGCACGGCCGGACCGGCTCTTCGACGACCCGCTCGCCGGACTGCTCGCCGGCGACGACGGAGTCGCCCTCCTGCGGCACTTCCACACCCCACGTGCCGCTGCCGACGGCAACCCGGTGCTACCCATCCGTACCCGATGGTTCGATGACTTTCTACGTCGCAGCGTCACCGACGGGTGCCAGGTGGTAGGTCTCGGTGCCGGACTGGACACTCGGGCGTTCCGACTCGACTGGCCAGCGGGAACCGTGCTGTTCGAGGTGGACCAGGCGAGTGTGCTGTCCTACAAGCGCCAGCGGCTGTCCCGGGTCGGCACCGAGGCACGCTGCGAGCGCCGGCCCGTCGGAGCCGACCTGACCGGCCGGTGGCAGTCCCCGCTGCTCGACGCCGGGTTCGACCCGACCGCGCGGACCGTCTGGTTCGCCGAAGGGCTGCTGTTCTACCTGCCGGCGTCCGTGGCTGCCGCGGTGACACGCCGGGCGGCCCGGCTCTGCGCGCCCGGCAGCCGAATCGCGGTGGATCTGATCGGCACCGGCGTCTTCCGGCTGCGCTACATGCGACCGTTCCTCGACAAGTTGGCCGAAGCGGGAAGCCCGTGGCGGTTCGGTACGGACGCTCCTGCCGAGTTCCTTGCGCGGACGGGTTGGGAGGTCGACCGGGTCTGCGAGCCGGGCGCAGCCGACGCCCACTACGGACGTTGGCCCCAGGACACGGCTCCGACGAACTTTCCGCAGCTACCCCGCAGCTATCTCGTCACCGCCGACCGGAGCGCCGGCGAGCCCGGCCCCATGCCCGACGGCGTACCCGCGTCGCCGGACGTCCAGCACCGAGACAGGAGTTGA